The following are encoded together in the Bubalus bubalis isolate 160015118507 breed Murrah chromosome 14, NDDB_SH_1, whole genome shotgun sequence genome:
- the OSER1 gene encoding oxidative stress-responsive serine-rich protein 1 isoform X2, with amino-acid sequence MHQLKKSLSSHCEFAETCCLAWSTRKSSRGAVRTQRRRRSKSPVLHPPKFIHCSTIASSSSQLKHKSQTDSPDGSSGLGISTPKEFNAGECSSSLDTNHTGAVAEPLRTSVPRLPSESKEEDSSDAPQVSQASLQANDLSDFQSVSKLNLGKPCVCIGKECQCKRWHDMEVYSFSGLQNVPPLAPERRSTLEDYSQSLHTRTLSGSPRSCSEQARVYVDDVTIEDLSGYMEYYLYIPKKMSHMAEMMYT; translated from the exons ATGCACCAATTAAAGAAGAGCCTTTCTTCTCATTGTGAATTTGCTGAGACTTGCTGTCTGGCCTG GTCTACAAGGAAGTCTTCACGAGGAGCAGTGAGAACCCAGCGTCGCCGCCGTTCCAAGTCTCCTGTCCTTCATCCTCCAAAGTTCATACATTGCAGTACAATAGCTTCTTCCAGCAGCCAGCTCAAGCACAAAAGCCAGACTGACTCCCCTGATGGCAGCAGTGGGCTGGGAATTTCAACCCCTAAAGAGTTCAATGCAGGAGAATGCTCATCTTCTCTCGATACTAATCACACAGGGGCGGTTGCTGAGCCTTTGAGAACTTCGGTTCCAAGGCTCCCATCAGAGAGTAAGGAGGAAGATTCCTCTGATGCTCCCCAAGTCTCCCAAGCAAGTCTCCAGGCCAATGATCTCTCTGACTTTCAATCGGTTTCCAAGCTAAACCTGGGCAAGCCATGTGTATGCATAGGCAAGGAGTGCCAGTGTAAGAGGTGGCATGACATGGAGGTGTATTCCTTTTCAGGCCTGCAGAATGTCCCTCCCTTGGCCCCAGAACGAAGATCCACACTTGAGGACTACTCTCAGTCGCTTCACACGAGAACTCTGTCTGGCTCTCCCCGTTCCTGTTCTGAGCAGGCTCGTGTCTACGTGGATGACGTAACCATTGAGGACCTCTCGGGCTACATGGAATATTACTTGTATATCCCCAAGAAAATGTCCCACATGGCAGAAATGATGTACACCTGA
- the OSER1 gene encoding oxidative stress-responsive serine-rich protein 1 isoform X1 — MKSEAKDGEEESLQTAFKKLRVDASGSIASLSVGEGASVRASVRAAVEDAKPKSACASKDSWHGSTRKSSRGAVRTQRRRRSKSPVLHPPKFIHCSTIASSSSQLKHKSQTDSPDGSSGLGISTPKEFNAGECSSSLDTNHTGAVAEPLRTSVPRLPSESKEEDSSDAPQVSQASLQANDLSDFQSVSKLNLGKPCVCIGKECQCKRWHDMEVYSFSGLQNVPPLAPERRSTLEDYSQSLHTRTLSGSPRSCSEQARVYVDDVTIEDLSGYMEYYLYIPKKMSHMAEMMYT; from the exons ATGAAATCGGAAGCCAaggatggagaggaggagagTCTACAAACTGCTTTCAAGAAACTAAGAGTGGATGCATCAGG GTCCATAGCGTCTCTGTCTGTTGGAGAAGGCGCAAGTGTCAGAGCGTCGGTCAGAGCAGCAGTAGAGGATGCCAAGCCTAAGTCCGCATGTGCATCTAAAGACAGTTGGCATGG GTCTACAAGGAAGTCTTCACGAGGAGCAGTGAGAACCCAGCGTCGCCGCCGTTCCAAGTCTCCTGTCCTTCATCCTCCAAAGTTCATACATTGCAGTACAATAGCTTCTTCCAGCAGCCAGCTCAAGCACAAAAGCCAGACTGACTCCCCTGATGGCAGCAGTGGGCTGGGAATTTCAACCCCTAAAGAGTTCAATGCAGGAGAATGCTCATCTTCTCTCGATACTAATCACACAGGGGCGGTTGCTGAGCCTTTGAGAACTTCGGTTCCAAGGCTCCCATCAGAGAGTAAGGAGGAAGATTCCTCTGATGCTCCCCAAGTCTCCCAAGCAAGTCTCCAGGCCAATGATCTCTCTGACTTTCAATCGGTTTCCAAGCTAAACCTGGGCAAGCCATGTGTATGCATAGGCAAGGAGTGCCAGTGTAAGAGGTGGCATGACATGGAGGTGTATTCCTTTTCAGGCCTGCAGAATGTCCCTCCCTTGGCCCCAGAACGAAGATCCACACTTGAGGACTACTCTCAGTCGCTTCACACGAGAACTCTGTCTGGCTCTCCCCGTTCCTGTTCTGAGCAGGCTCGTGTCTACGTGGATGACGTAACCATTGAGGACCTCTCGGGCTACATGGAATATTACTTGTATATCCCCAAGAAAATGTCCCACATGGCAGAAATGATGTACACCTGA